In Nicotiana tabacum cultivar K326 chromosome 17, ASM71507v2, whole genome shotgun sequence, one DNA window encodes the following:
- the LOC107759089 gene encoding serine/threonine-protein phosphatase PP1 isozyme 1 (The RefSeq protein has 1 substitution, 2 frameshifts compared to this genomic sequence): MAQNNEQQQQGQGLIEAGVLDDIINRLLEFRNARTVRQVQLSEAEIRSLCSASREIFLQQPNLLDLKPPIKICGDIHGQYGDLLRLFEYGGFPPEANYLFLGDYVDRGKQSLETICLLLAYKIKYPENFFLLRGNHECASINRIYGFYDECKRRFNVKLWKCFTECFNCLPVAALIDEKILCMHGGLSPVLTNLDQIRNLPRPTDVPDSGLLCDLLWSDPSREVKGWGMNDRGVSYTFGPDKVAEFLMQHDMDLVCRAHQVVEDGYEFFAERQLVTIFSAPNYCGEFDNAGAMMSVDESLMCSFQILKPTDRKPRFL; encoded by the exons ATGGCACAAAATAATGAGCAGCAGCAGCAGGGGCAGGGATTAATAGAGGCAGGGGTTCTTGATGATATAATAAACAGGCTATTGGAGTTTAGGAATGCAAGAACAGTGAGGCAGGTTCAGCTTTCAGAAGCTGAGATCCGTTCCCTTTGTAGTGCTTCAAGGGAAATCTTCCTTCAGCAACCTAACCTTCTTGA CTTGAAGCCC ATCAAGATCTGTG GTGACATTCATGGCCAATATGGTGATCTTTTGAGGCTTTTTGAATACGGGGGTTTTCCTCCTGAGGCTAATTATTTGTTTTTAGGGGACTATGTCGACCGTGGCAAACAGAGTTTGGAAACAATATGCCTTCTACTTGCATACAAAATTAAATACCCTGAGAACTTCTTTCTCTTGAGAGGAAATCACGAATGTGCTTCTATTAATCGGATTTATGGATTCTATGATGAATGTAAGCGCCGATTCAACGTGAAGCTATGGAAATGCTTCACTGAATGTTTCAATTGTCTTCCCGTCGCTGCTCTCATAGATGAGAAAATACTGTGCATGCATGGTGGTCTTTCTCCAGATCTAACAAACTTAGATCAGATAAGAAATTTACCTCGTCCAACTGATGTTCCAGATTCTGGTTTGCTGTGTGATTTACTTTGGTCAGATCCTAGCCGGGAAGTTAAAGGTTGGGGAATGAATGATAGAGGCGTTTCATATACTTTTGGTCCTGATAAGGTTGCAGAATTCTTGATGCAACATGATATGGACCTTGTTTGTCGTGCCCACCAG GTTGTTGAAGATGGTTATGAATTTTTTGCGGAAAGGCAGCTAGTGACGATATTTTCGGCCCCAAACTACTGTGGTGAATTTGATAATGCTGGTGCAATGATGAGTGTTGATGAAAGTTTAATGTGCTCGTTCCAGATACTGAAGCCAACAGATAGAAAGCCTCGGTTTTTATGA